The Alphaproteobacteria bacterium region GGCGCCACCAGGCAACCCGCTGGTCCGGCGCATAGTGCAGCGGCACCACATAGCTGCCCCAGGCCAGCACCCGGTCGAGGGCGCGGGCGGCGGCCACCAGCTCGGCCCGGGTCACGGCCTCGCTCAGACGCTGGGCCAGGGCGTCCACCACCGGATCATCGACGCCCGCATAGTTGCGGGTGCCGGGCGTCGTCACCCCGGACGAGTGCCAGTAGAGCATCTGCTCATTCCCCGGTGACAGGCTGACGCCCCAGCGGTGCAGAGTGATGTCATAGTCATAGTCGGTGCGCCGCAACTGATACTGGGCACTGTCCACGGTGCGGGCGATGGCGGTGATGCCGAGCCGGCGCAGGGAATCGATCCAGTTGAGGGCCAGGCCCTCGTCGTTGGGATTGACCAGCAGAATCTCGAAGGCGACGGGTTTGCCGGCCGGCGAGACAAGCGCGCCATCGGTGATGGTATAGCCGGCGTCCTCCAGCAGGGCGCTGGCGGTCCGCAGGTTGGCCCGGTTATCGCCGCTGCCATCGGTGGCCGGCAGGACGAAGGGCGTGGTGAACAGCGCCGGCGGCAGCCGGTCGCGGAAGGGCTCCAGCAAGGCCAGCTCGTCGCCGGACGGCAGGCCGCTATAGGCCAGTTCGGAGTTGGTGAACATGCCGTTGGTGCGCGCGAAGGCGCCATGGAACAACGCCTGGTTGGTCCACTCAAAATCGAAGGCCAGCACCAGCGCCCGGCGCAGCGCAATGTCGTCCAGCGGCGGCCGGCGGGTGTTCATGACGAAACCCAGCAGGCCGGCCGGCGCGCCGTGCGCCAGGGATTCCATGACCACCTGGCCGTCGGCGACGGCGGGAAAGTCATAGGCGGTGGCCCAGCGGGTGGCGTCGCCCTCGCCGCGGAAATCCAGCTCGCCGGCCTTGAAGGCCTCGAACATCACCTGACCGTCGCGGAAATAGTCATAGACGATGGTGTCGAAATTGTAGTGGCCGCGGTTGACCGGCAGGTCACGCCCCCACCAGTCGGGATTGCGCGCATAGACCATGCGCCGCCCGGCCTCCACCGCGCTGATTGTGTAGGGGCCGCTGCCGAGCGGCGGAGTCAGGCTGGTCTCGTCGAAGGCGTGGGTGGTGTACCAGGCCTTCGACAGCACCGGCAGGAAGCCGGCAATGACCAGCGGCAGTTCGCCATCGGCCTGCGGCCCCATGACGAAGCGCACGGTCAGCGGGTCCACCACCTCCAGCGAGGCGACGCGGGCGTAGGTGGCCTTGGCGTTTGGCCGGCCGAACTCCCTGAGGGTCTGCCACGAGAAGAGAATGTCGTCGGCGGTGATCGGGCTGCCGTCGGCGAAGCGGGCGGCCGGGTTCAGGCGGAAGGCGATCCACGAGCGGTCGTCCGGCATGGCGGCGCACTCCGCCACCAGACCGTAGAGCGAAAACGCCTCGTCCCAGGTGCGGGCCATCAGAGTCTCAAACACCTGGTTGAGGCCGGCCGCCTTTTCGCCCTTGAGGATGAAGGGGTTGAGGCTGTCGAAGCTGCCGGTGGCGCCGAGCCGGAGCGTGCCGCCCCTGGGCGCATCCACGTTCACATAGTCGAGATGGTCGAAGTCCGGCGGATATTTGAGGTCGCCGTGCATGGCGATGCCGTGCCGGCAGGTCTGGCCGAAGAGCGGATCACTCTGCGCCGTGGCCGGACGCGGCGCGGCGACGACCAGCAGGACGAAAAGGCAAAGGGCAGCTTTCAACAGATGCACGAGAGGGGGCATAGTCGCCTGAGAGTAGCCGGCGGGGCCGGTGGTGAACCGTGGAGACTGTCATGCTGGTCGGTGTGCCGAAAGAGATCAAGGTGCAGGAGCATCGCGTGGCCCTGACGCCGGGCGGTGCGGCGGAACTGTGCCGGGCCGGTCATACGGTCAGGGTGCAGCACGACGCGGGCACCGGCGCCGGTTTCGCCGACGCCGACTATGAGGCGGCGGGGGCCGAGCTGGTGGCCTCGGCGGAGGCGGCGTGGAACGCCGATCTGGTGGTCAAGGTGAAAGAGCCGCAGGCGGCGGAGTTCGCGTATCTGTCGGCCGACCAGATGGTGTTCACCTATCTGCATCTGGCGGCGGCGCGGGATACCGCGGAAGCCCTGCTCAACGCCGGCACGGTGGCCATCGCCTATGAGACGGTGACCGACGCGGCCGGCCGGCTGCCCCTGCTGGCGCCCATGAGCGAGGTGGCCGGCCGCATGAGTGCCCAGGCGGCGGCCTGGTTCCTGCAGAAGCCGCAGGGCGGCAGCGGCGTCCTGCCGGGCGGCGTGCCGGGGGTGGAGGCGGCGGAGTTCCTGGTGATCGGCGGCGGCAGCGTCGGCCAGAACGCCATCCGCATGGCCATGGGGCTCGGCGCCCATGTGACGGTGCTGGACCGCTCGCGACCGCGCCTGGTGGAGCTGGAACAGATTTTCGGCTCGGCCCTCAATACCGCCATGAGCACCCGAGACGCCATCGAGCGGCTGGTGCCGCAGGCCGATGCGGTGATCGGCGCGGTGCTGGTGGTGGGGGCGCAAGCGCCGAAGCTGGTGCGGCGCGAGACCCTGGCCCGGATGCGGCCGGGCAGCGTGGTGGTGGACGTGGCCATTGATCAGGGCGGCTGTTTCGAGACCAGCCGGCCGACCAGCCATGACGACCCGGTCTATGAGGCCGAAGGGGTGCTGCACTATTGCGTCACCAACATGCCGGGAGCGGTGGCGCGCACTTCCACTCTGGCGCTGACCGGGGTGACGCTGCCCTATGTCATGGCGCTGGCGACGAAAGGCGCGCGCCGGGCGCTGGCCGAGGATGCGGGCCTGGCCGCCGGCCTCAACGTGGCGCGCGGCCATGTGTGTCACCCGGCGGTGGCGGCGGCGCTGGGCCAGGAGACGGTGGCGGTGGACAGGGCGCTGGCGGAGTAGAGTCCGGAGTCAGGCACGGCGGCGCACGGGCCGCCGGCCTAGCCTTTCAGGGCTGAGTCGAGAAAGGCAATCGTCCGCTGCCAGGCCAGGGCCGCCGCGTCGGCGTTGTAGCGGGCGGCGTTGGTGTCGTTCATGAAGGCGTGCTGGGCGTCCTCATACATATGCATTTCGTAAGCTACGCCGGCGGCGGCAAGGGCCTCGGTCCAGTCCCGGATGCCGGCATTGATGCGCTGATCTTCGCCGGCATAGTGCAGCAGCAGGCGGGCGCGCACCTGGCTGGCGGCGGCGGCCGGCGGCTGGCTGCCGTAAAACGGCACCGCGGCATCCAGCGCCGCGTCGGCGACGGCGGCATCATTGGCGACGCGGCCGCCCCAGCAGAAGCCGGTGATGGCGGTGCGGCCGGTGGTGTCGGGGCGGCCGCCGCGGCCATAGGCCAGTGCGGCGACGGCGGCGTCACGCACCTGGCCGGCATCGAGGGCGCCGATCATGGCGCGGGCCCGGTCCTCGTCGGCCGGTGTGGCGCCGCCGCCAAGCGACAGGAAGTCCGGCGCGATGGCGATATAGGACTCAAGCGCCAGACGCCGGGCGATATCGCGGGTGTGCGGGTTGAGGCCACGGTTTTCATGGACCACCACCACCGCCGGTAGCGCGCCGGCGCCGGCCGGCCGCACCACATACAGCGACAGATCGCCGTGCGCCGTGGCGATGGTCACGGTTTCGGTTGCCAGGCGCGGGTCGTCTTCGGCCACGGTGGCGGCGCGGGCGTAGTTGTTTTCCAGCAGCGGCAGAAGCGCCTGGGCGGCGGCGACACTGCCGGCGATCATGGCGAGGCGGCGGAGAAAGTCGCGGCGGTCCAGGGGCGCGTGAGTGTAGCGGTCATAGAGGTCTATGACCTCCTGGGTCAGGGCAGGCCGCATGGCGGCGGGTCGGGTCGGGTCGGGCGTACGGGCGGGCATGGGCGGCTCCTGGCGTCCGGTGGCACTGTATGCCGGCGTATGATGGATCAGGCCGGGCGAGCGAGCCGTTCAAGCCTGCGCGATCAGCCGGCGCCTGTCTTGTCGGCGGGTCCGGCGGCCGCGTCGTCTGGCACATCAGAGGCAGCACCGCCCGGCTCGAAGGCGTAGCCGGCCGACCGCACGGTGCGGATCAGGTCCGCCTCGCCCGGCCCGTTGAGGGCGCGGCGCAGGCGGCGGATGTGGGCGTCCACGGTGCGGGTGTCCACTTCCGTGTCGTGGCCCCATACGGAGCTCAGCAGGCTTTCGCGCGAGAAGACCCGGCCGGGCGATTCCATGAGGCGGCGCAGCAGGCGGAACTCGGTCGGTCCCAGATGGATGGCGCGGCTGTCGCGCCGCACCCGGTGGCCGGCGAAGTCGAGGACGACGGGTCCGCTTTCCAACTGTTCGTCGGTGGCGGCGGGCCGGGTGCGGCGCAGCACGGCGCGCACCCGGGCCACCAGCTCGCTGGGGCTGAACGGCTTGACGACGAAATCGTCGGCGCCGGATTCCAGTCCGCGGATGCGGTCATCCTCCTCGCCGCGCGCCGTCAGCATGATCACCGGCAGGCGGCGGGTGGTCCGTCCGCGGCGGATCTGGCGACAGATTTCGATACCCGAGACGTGCGGCAGCATCCAGTCGAGGATCACCAGATCGGGCGTCCGCTCGGCGATCCTGAGCAGGGCCTCCTCGCCGTCATAGGCGGCGTCCACGGCGAAGCCGTCCTTCTCCAGGTTGTAGCGCAGCAGCTCCACCAGGGAGACTTCATCCTCGACGATGAGGATGCGCGGCGTCAGGCGGCTGCTGGCGACGGCCATGGGACGGTCAGGCGTCCGGCGCGTCTTCCGGCGGCGGTCCGCCGGCGGGCCCGGCCGGACCCGCCGGCAGATCCTCGCGTCCCTTCGGCCGCTGCGCCAGGAGCGGCTCGCCGATCACCAGAAAATAGACGTTCTCCGCGATGTTGGTGGCGTGGTCGCCCATGCGCTCTATGTTCTTGGCCATGAACAGAAGGTGGGTGCAGGGAGTGATGTTGCGCGGATCCTCCATCATGTAGGTGAGGAGCTCGCGGAACAGGGCGTTGTAGGCGTCGTCCACCTCGCGGTCGGCGTTCCACACGCCGAGAGCGGAGTCCGCCGAGCGGCCCACATAGGCATCCAGCACGTCCTTGATCATGGCCTGCACCATGCGCGCCATGCGCGGGATGCCGCGGGCCGGCGCGGCCGCCGGCATCTGGCTGATGGCGATAACGCGCTTGGCCATGTTCGAGGCATAGTCGCCGATCCGCTCCAGGTCCGACGACACTTTGAGGGAGACGATGATCTCGCGCAGATCGCGGGCCATGGGCTGCCGCAGGGCCAGCAGGCGCACCACGTCGTGCTGCGCCTCGTGTTCCATGGCGTCCACTTTCTCGTCGTTGAAGACGACGGAGTCGGCAAGCGAGGAATCGCGCAGCACCAGCGCCTGGACGGCGCTTTCGATCTGCTGCTCCACCAGGCCGCCCATGCGGGTGATGGTGTCCTTGAGCCGGGTCAGCTCATTGTCGTAGCTGTGAACGATATGGTCAGGCGAGGCCATGACATGCTCCTGTGGAATCGGCGGGGTCGGCCGTCCGGGCGGCTCCTAGCCGAAGCGTCCGGTGATGTAGTCCTGGGTCCGTTCGTCGGAAGGGTTGGTGAAGATGTGTTCCGTATCGCCTTCCTCCACCAGGATGCCCAGATGGAAGAAGGCGGTGCGCTGCGAGACGCGGGCGGCCTGCTGCATGGAATGGGTGACGATGACGATGGTGTAGTTCTGCCGCAGCTCGTCCATCAGCTCCTCGATGCGCGCAGTGGCGATGGGATCGAGGGCGGAACACGGCTCGTCCATGAGGATGACTTCCGGATTGACGGCGATGGCGCGGGCGATGCACAGGCGCTGCTGCTGGCCGCCGGACAGGCTGGTGCCGGGCTCGCCCAGGCGATCGCGCACTTCTTCCCACAGGCCGGCCTTGCGTAGGGAGTCCTCTACCCGGCCATCGAGCTCCGTCTTGTTGCGGGTCAGGCCGTGGATACGCGGTCCATAGGCGACGTTCTCATAAATCGACTTGGGGAAGGGGTTGGGCTTCTGAAAAACCATGCCGATTCGCGCCCGCAACTGCACCACATCCAGGGCCGGGTCATAGACGTCGATGCCGTCCAGGGTGATTGAGCCGCTGACGCGGGCAATGTCGATGGTGTCGTTCATCCGGTTGAGGCAACGCAGAAAGGTAGACTTGCCACAGCCGGACGGCCCGATCAGCGCCATCACCTGGTTGCGGTTGATTCGCAGGCTGACGTCGAACAGCGCCTGCTTGTCGCCATAGTGGACATTGACCCGGTCGGCTTCGATCTTGATCGACTGGGGCGCGGGCTGGGGCGGCATGCGGGACCTGCTGATGTCGGTGGGGCTGTCAACGGCAACGGCGACCAGATCGGCGGTCATGACGGGATTCTCCCTTTGGTGCAGTTCTACCATTTCCGCTGGTAGCGCTGGCGCAGGATTACGGCGATGAGGTTCATCACCACCAGAAAACCGATCAGCACCATGATGGCGGCGCTGGTGCGGGCGACAAACCCCCGCTCCGGCGAATCGGCCCAGATGAAGATCTGCGTCGGCAGAGCCGTCGCCGGATCAAGCAGGCCGCCGGGATCGGCGGTAATGAAGGCGTTCATGCCGATCAGCAGCAGCGGCGCCGTCTCGCCCAGGGCCTGGGCCAGGCCGATGATGGTACCGGTCAGGATGCCGGGGCGGGCCAGCGGCAGCACATGATGCAGAACCACCTGGTGTTTCGACGCGCCGACCCCCAGGGCCGCCTCGCGGATCGAGGGCGGCACCGCCTTCAGCGCGGCACGGGTGACGATGATCATGGTGGGCAGGGTCATCAGCGCCAGCACCATGCCGCCGACCAGAGGGGCCGAACGGGGCAGGCCGAACAGGTTGAGGAACACGGCGAGACCGAGCAGGCCGAACACCACCGACGGCACCGCCGCAAGATTGGAAATATTGACTTCAATCAGGTCGGTGAACCGGTTCTTCGGCGCGAACTCCTCCAGATAGACCGCGGCGGCGACGCCGATGGGGAAAGACAGGAGAAAGCAGATGAGCAGGGCCCAGAACGAGCCGACAATGGCGCCGCGCAGGCCGGCCAGCTCCGGAAAGCGGCTGTCGGCGGCGAAGAACAGGCGCCAGTTGAAGGGCCGCGAGATAAGGCCGCGATCCACCAGGCTGTCATGCAGGGCGATCTGCTGGTCATTCACCCGCCGCTCCGATTCCGGCAGGCCGGTTTCCACCAGGCCCTTGTGCAACTGGTCCAGCGGGTCGGAGGCCGGCAGCGCCATGGTGACCGTGCGGCCAATCAGCGACAGATCGTCCAGCACCCGCTGACGTACTTCGAAGTGGGCGCCGGCGCTGATCATGTCGAACAGCGCGCGCTGGTCTGTCCGCCCGGTAACGTCAGGAAACAGGTCCATCAGGCCGTTGCGCACCATAGCGCGGTAGTTGGCGCGGCCGGGGTCGTCCGCATCGATGGCGTATTCCTCGCCCGTGAGGTCCACCGGCACCTGTATATGGGTCTGGGTGAAGGCCGGCAGGGCCGTGCTCATGAGCGAGACGAGCAGGATCGCCAGTACGCCGAAGGCGATGGCGATGGCGGCGACGCCATAGACACGCAGACGCACGTCGGCACGGCGCCGACGCCGGCGGTTGCGCACCGCCTGACGTCCCGACCAGTCAATCGGCTCGGACTCCGTGAGTGGGTTCAGGCCCTGGCGCGTCAGATCACTCATATTTTTCCCGATACTTGCGCACGATCCTGAGGGCCAGGACATTGAGCGACAGGGTTGCAACGAAGAGCACCAGACCCAGGGCGAAAGCGGCCAGGGTCTTGGGATTGTCGAAGGAAGTATCGCCGATCAGCAGGGTGACGATCTGCACCGTGACGGTGGTCACGCCTTCCAGGGGATTGGCCGTCAGATTGGCGATAAGGCCGGCGGCCATGACGACGATCATGGTCTCACCGATGGCCCGGCTGACCGCCAGCAACAGGCCGCCGACGATACCCGGCAGGGCGGCCGGCAACAGAACCCGGGTAATGGTCTCGGCCTTGGTGGCGCCCATGGCGAGCGAGCCGTCACGCATGGACTGCGGCACGGCGGCCAGGGCATCGTCGGAAATGGACGAGATGAAAGGCAGGATCATGATGCCCATGACGGCACCGGCGGCCAGCGCGCTGTTGGGCGACACGTCGAGGCCGACGGCGCCGCCGATCTCGCGCATGAAGGGGGCGACGACGAGGATGGCGAAGAAGCCGTAGACCACGGTGGGGATGCCGGCGAGTAGCTCGAGCACCGGCTTGACCACGGCGCGCACGTGCGGGTTGGCATATTCCACCAGATAGATGGCGCTCATCAGGCCAATGGGCGCGGCCACCGCCATGGCGATGACCGCAATGAGCAGTGTCCCGGCGAACACCGGCGCTGCGCCGAAGGCGCCCTCGCCGGCCACCTGGTCGGCGCGGATGGCGATTTGTGGCTCCCAGTTGAGGCCGAACAGAAACTCGCCCAGAGGCACCAGACGGAAGAAGGCCCAGGACTCGAACACCAGGGACAAAAGGATGCCACCGGTGGTCAGGATGGCGGCGGCGGCGCTGGCCAGTATCAGGCCGCTGATGACGTGCTCCACCGCGTGGCGGGCGCGGAAACGCGGCGACAAGCGGGTGCGGGCGAAGACCAGCAGGCCGAGGGCGGCGGCGAAACCGGTCGCCAGCAGCGCCTGGCCGGCCAGAGTCTGCCAGCGGCCATAGCGCTCGCCGGCGGCCAGCAGCCAGGGCTCCGGCTGGCCGAAGAGATTGCCGGCGGCGATGGAGCGAATCTGGCTCAGTACCAGATTGCGTTCGCCGGCGCTCAGCGTGGCGACGTTTATCGCGTCAATGGTGGACAGGATCAGGCGGTCGATGACCGACCCCTGCAGGGCGATCCAGCTCAACACCAGAAGAGCCGATGGCAGGCCAGTCCACAGCGCCACATAGGCGCCGTGATAACCCGGCCGCGCCGCCAGCGCGCCACGGGCGTTCGTTTCCTGCTTGCGGGCGCCGGTCCAGGCCCAGAGGAAGCCGAGAGCGGCTATACCGACAATGAGGAGGAAGGTGATGGAGACCATGGTCACTCCTGTCGCCCCGCACCGGTGTTGTCCGCCCTGTACCGGCTGGCCGGACGTCTGGCGACGGAAGCCGCCGGAGATGACCCCGGCGGCTTCGCCTCGTTCACTCTAGCGACGGGTCCTTCGGTATGCCACCGGCAGGCCTGTCGCCGTCAGGCAGGCCGGTCAGGGCGCCGCCATCGTCATGCCGTCGAGCACGCTTGCCTGCACTTTCGCCCGCTGGGCGTCGGGCAGGGGCACCAGCCCGCGCTCGGTCAGATAGCCGCCGGGACCCATGGCCGCCTCGCTCATATACTCCTGGATGAAGGCTTCCAGGCCGGGAATGACGCCGCGATGGGCGTTCTTGATGTAGATGAACAGCGGCCGCGAGATGGCGTAGTCGCCGGACGCGATGGTGTCGAAGCTGGGGGCGACGCCATCGACGCTGATCGGCTGCAGGCGATCAAGATTCTCGAACAGGAAGGAATAGCCGAAGATGCCGTAGGCGGTGGGATCGGATTCCAGCCGCTGGACAATCAGATTGTCGTTCTCTCCGGCTTCGATGAAGAGACCATCCTGGCGCATGCGCGAGCAGACTTCGGCGTGGCGATCCTTGTCCAGCGCCTCCACTTCGGAGAAGGCGGTGCAGCCCTCGTCCATCACCAGCTCAACCCAGGCGTCGCGGGTGCCGCTGGTGGGCGGCGGGCCGAGCACCTGAATCTTGATGTCGGGCAGGGAGGGGTCCACATCGCGCCAGGTCTGGTGCGGATTGGCGACGATCTCGCCATTGACCGGCACTTCCGCCGCCAGGGCCAGCCACAACTGCGCCTTGCTGAGGTCGAGCGCCTGGCCGGAGCGGGACACGGCCATGGACAGGCCGTCGAAGCCGATCAGGGCTTCGGAGATGTCGGTCACGCCGTTGGACAGGCAGAGCTCATGCTCCGAGCTTTTCATGGCGCGCGACGCGCCGGTGATGTCGGGGTGTTTTTCGCCGATGCCGGCACAGAAGATTTTCATGCCGCCGCCGGTGCCGGTGGATTCCACCACGGGGGCCGGGAAACTGGTGGTGTTGGCGAATTCCTCGGCGGCCGCCTGGGTATAGGGGAAGACGGTGGAGGAGCCGACGATGCTGATCTGGTCGCGGGCGAGTGCCGGGGCGGTGAAGGCGGTGGCGCCCAGTGCGGCGCCGGCCACGGCGCCGGCCACGGCGAGGGTAAGGGCACGGAAGGAATGAAGGCGGGTCATGGACGAATCCCTGTTGTTGGTCGGCAGGCGGTTGTGCCGCCGGATCGCTTCCAGAGGCTTGCGGCGTCCGGCGGTGTGGCCGGTCTAAGCCCGCTCCGTGACTCTTATGTGAAATAATTGCCGGATTCCGCTATCGCGATGAAAACAGACGACCATGGGCGGTTTGCCGGTAGCGGAGAAAACCGGATTGCGGCCGCCGCAACCGGACGCTGAGGCCTGGTCAGGGGGGCAGGCAGCAGGGGCTCTGGCGGTCCGGGCCGCAGTACGAGGTTCAGTTCGACGCCGCCGCGCCGGCGGCCCGGCCGAGCGCCGGCGCCACCGGCAGGGCCACCGTGACGGTGGTGCCCTGGCCCGGCCGGCTGTCGATGGTGAGCCGTCCCTGGTGGCGGTTGGCGATGTGCTTGACGATGGCCAGGCCGAGGCCGGTGCCGCCCAGCGAACGCGAGCGCGCCGTGTCCACCCGGTAGAAGCGTTCGGTCAGGCGCGGCACCTGCTCCGGCGCGATGCCGTCGCCCGAATCCTGCACGTGCAGGCGGTTGAAGCCAAGCGGCGGGTCGTCCGGCCGCGGCCCCTCCAGGCGGATACACACCGGCGTGCCGGGCCGGCCATACTTGATCGCATTGTCTACCAGGTTGGTCAGCACCTGGGCGATCTCGTGCTCGTCGCCGAGGGTCGGCGGCAGCGCGTCGGGAGACTCGACGGTGATCACCATGTCGCGGCCGCGCGCCTTCATCTCCAGGCCGCCCGCCACCTGACGCGCGGTGGCCCGAAGGTCGAGGCGACCGGTGGGCGGCGAGTGTTCGTGCATCTCGATGCGCGACAGGGACAACAGGTCGTCCACCAGACGGGTCATGCGGCTGGTCTGGTCGGCCATCAATCCCAGAAAGCGCATCCGCGCCTTGTCGTCGTTGCGCGCCGGTCCGCGCAGGGTCTCGACGAACCCGGCGAGGCTGGCCAGCGGTGTGCGCAGCTCGTGACTGACATTGGCGACGAAGTCGGCGCGCATGGCGTCCATGCGTTCGGCCGCGGTGGTGTCGTGAAGCGCCAGTATGGCGCTGGCGCCGTCGGGCGAGTCACTGGTCAGCGGCACAACCGCGACGGTGAAGATGCGCTCCGTCGGCACCGGCACGGTGAAACGGACCTGGCTGGCGATGCGGTCGGTCAGGGCGTCGTGGGCCGCGTCGAGCACCTGGGGATTACGCAGGAAGGCGGCGAGGCGGCCCGAGGAATCGCCACCGAACAGACGGCGCGCCGCGGTGTTGGCGCCGACTACGCCAAGCTCTGCGTTGAGCAGGATGAGCGGGTCCGGCAGGGCGTCGAACACCGCCTTGCCGGCCTGGGTCAGGCCCGGCCGCCGGCTGTCGGCGGCGATCATGTCGCGGTGCAGACGGTGGATGCGACGGGCCAGGCGGTCGCTCCACCGGCTGCCGGTCGGGGGCGGCGGCGGTATGACAGCGGCCTGGCGGTCGGCCGGCGCGCGGGCGACGGCGGCCAGGGCGTCGAGCCAGGTCAGCAGGCGGGCCCGACCGCGGCCGAGCCACAGGGCGAAGAGCGTAGCGGCGATGGCCAGGCCAAGGACCGCGGGGCCAAGCTGGGCGGGCCGGAGGGCGCCGGTCAGGGCCAGGGCGACCAGGCCCAGCAGGCCAGCAGTGGCCACCGCAAGCGCCGGCGGCAGGCCCAGCCGCCAGGCGAGACGCAGGGCGGCAAGCGGCGTCCTGACCGCCGGCCCGACCACTGGCTCCGGCCGCGCGCCGGCGCCGGGTGGCGCTTTGCGGGACGTGGCCGGGCCGGGCGTGGCCGGACCGGAAGAAACCGGGTCCGCTGCCGCTGATGACGTCGGGTGACGGGGGCTCGGGTCGGCGGCGGCGGGTGGACTCATGGGGCCGGCGGCATGTCGGCTACCGCCGCTTCGTGCGCGGCCAGCGCGGCGCCGTTCACCAGATCGGTGACGCTGGCCCCCATATTGACGATCTGCACTGGCCGCGACAGGCCATCGAGGACCGGACCGATGACACTGGCCGCGCCCAGGGCGGGCACCATCTTGGTGGCGATATTGGCGGCATGAACGCCGGGCATGATCAGCACATTGGCGGCGTCAGTCAGGCGGCAGAAGGGATAGAGCTCACGCATCAGGCGGGCGTCCAGCGCGATGTCGGCGCCCATCTCTCCGTCGAACTCAAAGTCGGGCCGGCGCGCCTCCAGCGCGCGCACCGCGTCGCGCACCCGGCGCGTGATGACCCGCTCCTGATTGCCGAAATTGGCCGCCGACAGCA contains the following coding sequences:
- the ald gene encoding alanine dehydrogenase, whose amino-acid sequence is MLVGVPKEIKVQEHRVALTPGGAAELCRAGHTVRVQHDAGTGAGFADADYEAAGAELVASAEAAWNADLVVKVKEPQAAEFAYLSADQMVFTYLHLAAARDTAEALLNAGTVAIAYETVTDAAGRLPLLAPMSEVAGRMSAQAAAWFLQKPQGGSGVLPGGVPGVEAAEFLVIGGGSVGQNAIRMAMGLGAHVTVLDRSRPRLVELEQIFGSALNTAMSTRDAIERLVPQADAVIGAVLVVGAQAPKLVRRETLARMRPGSVVVDVAIDQGGCFETSRPTSHDDPVYEAEGVLHYCVTNMPGAVARTSTLALTGVTLPYVMALATKGARRALAEDAGLAAGLNVARGHVCHPAVAAALGQETVAVDRALAE
- a CDS encoding extracellular solute-binding protein: MPPLVHLLKAALCLFVLLVVAAPRPATAQSDPLFGQTCRHGIAMHGDLKYPPDFDHLDYVNVDAPRGGTLRLGATGSFDSLNPFILKGEKAAGLNQVFETLMARTWDEAFSLYGLVAECAAMPDDRSWIAFRLNPAARFADGSPITADDILFSWQTLREFGRPNAKATYARVASLEVVDPLTVRFVMGPQADGELPLVIAGFLPVLSKAWYTTHAFDETSLTPPLGSGPYTISAVEAGRRMVYARNPDWWGRDLPVNRGHYNFDTIVYDYFRDGQVMFEAFKAGELDFRGEGDATRWATAYDFPAVADGQVVMESLAHGAPAGLLGFVMNTRRPPLDDIALRRALVLAFDFEWTNQALFHGAFARTNGMFTNSELAYSGLPSGDELALLEPFRDRLPPALFTTPFVLPATDGSGDNRANLRTASALLEDAGYTITDGALVSPAGKPVAFEILLVNPNDEGLALNWIDSLRRLGITAIARTVDSAQYQLRRTDYDYDITLHRWGVSLSPGNEQMLYWHSSGVTTPGTRNYAGVDDPVVDALAQRLSEAVTRAELVAAARALDRVLAWGSYVVPLHYAPDQRVAWWRRLAHPDVIPTYGNVMETWWARP
- the pstA gene encoding phosphate ABC transporter permease PstA — translated: MSDLTRQGLNPLTESEPIDWSGRQAVRNRRRRRRADVRLRVYGVAAIAIAFGVLAILLVSLMSTALPAFTQTHIQVPVDLTGEEYAIDADDPGRANYRAMVRNGLMDLFPDVTGRTDQRALFDMISAGAHFEVRQRVLDDLSLIGRTVTMALPASDPLDQLHKGLVETGLPESERRVNDQQIALHDSLVDRGLISRPFNWRLFFAADSRFPELAGLRGAIVGSFWALLICFLLSFPIGVAAAVYLEEFAPKNRFTDLIEVNISNLAAVPSVVFGLLGLAVFLNLFGLPRSAPLVGGMVLALMTLPTMIIVTRAALKAVPPSIREAALGVGASKHQVVLHHVLPLARPGILTGTIIGLAQALGETAPLLLIGMNAFITADPGGLLDPATALPTQIFIWADSPERGFVARTSAAIMVLIGFLVVMNLIAVILRQRYQRKW
- the phoB gene encoding phosphate regulon transcriptional regulator PhoB, with protein sequence MAVASSRLTPRILIVEDEVSLVELLRYNLEKDGFAVDAAYDGEEALLRIAERTPDLVILDWMLPHVSGIEICRQIRRGRTTRRLPVIMLTARGEEDDRIRGLESGADDFVVKPFSPSELVARVRAVLRRTRPAATDEQLESGPVVLDFAGHRVRRDSRAIHLGPTEFRLLRRLMESPGRVFSRESLLSSVWGHDTEVDTRTVDAHIRRLRRALNGPGEADLIRTVRSAGYAFEPGGAASDVPDDAAAGPADKTGAG
- the phoU gene encoding phosphate signaling complex protein PhoU — its product is MASPDHIVHSYDNELTRLKDTITRMGGLVEQQIESAVQALVLRDSSLADSVVFNDEKVDAMEHEAQHDVVRLLALRQPMARDLREIIVSLKVSSDLERIGDYASNMAKRVIAISQMPAAAPARGIPRMARMVQAMIKDVLDAYVGRSADSALGVWNADREVDDAYNALFRELLTYMMEDPRNITPCTHLLFMAKNIERMGDHATNIAENVYFLVIGEPLLAQRPKGREDLPAGPAGPAGGPPPEDAPDA
- a CDS encoding dienelactone hydrolase family protein, encoding MPARTPDPTRPAAMRPALTQEVIDLYDRYTHAPLDRRDFLRRLAMIAGSVAAAQALLPLLENNYARAATVAEDDPRLATETVTIATAHGDLSLYVVRPAGAGALPAVVVVHENRGLNPHTRDIARRLALESYIAIAPDFLSLGGGATPADEDRARAMIGALDAGQVRDAAVAALAYGRGGRPDTTGRTAITGFCWGGRVANDAAVADAALDAAVPFYGSQPPAAAASQVRARLLLHYAGEDQRINAGIRDWTEALAAAGVAYEMHMYEDAQHAFMNDTNAARYNADAAALAWQRTIAFLDSALKG
- the pstB gene encoding phosphate ABC transporter ATP-binding protein PstB, whose amino-acid sequence is MPPQPAPQSIKIEADRVNVHYGDKQALFDVSLRINRNQVMALIGPSGCGKSTFLRCLNRMNDTIDIARVSGSITLDGIDVYDPALDVVQLRARIGMVFQKPNPFPKSIYENVAYGPRIHGLTRNKTELDGRVEDSLRKAGLWEEVRDRLGEPGTSLSGGQQQRLCIARAIAVNPEVILMDEPCSALDPIATARIEELMDELRQNYTIVIVTHSMQQAARVSQRTAFFHLGILVEEGDTEHIFTNPSDERTQDYITGRFG